Within the Burkholderia mayonis genome, the region CATAAAAATCCAAAAATTAAAAATAATTTTCCAAATAATAGATAAATATAACCACTCCATTCCGCATGGCATCTGCGACTCGTAATTACGCACCATATCATGCGACCTGAAATTATCAAGCAAAAAAATGTGTCCACTTCATATTAAAAAATATGACGATGAATTTCCGATTCGCCCACTGCGCATCAGCCCTTCCGGTCTTTTCATAAGCGCAAAGCCTTGAGAATACGTAGAAACGCCGGCATGCCGCCCCCATCGCCCCGTCGCTGAACCGATTCCCGTTTTGAGCCGACCTACTAGATTCGGCAGGTTGAATTACGTAGCCTCTCGACCATAATTTTTCACTGTTTGACGATCAATAAAATCAAATAAGAGACGGGTTTGATTTATTGATCACGCACTCAATCATCCCGATCATATCGGCCTTTAAAAGACGATCACCCCGCCCTCATCGTCCTAAAAAAATTCCCGCAGCATCAGAAACGACTCCCGTTGTTCGTATTTTCACCATGAAAACATCAATGGAATTTCGGAGATATTGTGGACACGATACCGACATCCCGGCGCTTTCCCGATCGTAAAGAGAACCGACGAGCATCGCCTGACGGGGAGGCGGCCGAACACGGAGAGAACGCGCTCGACGGCTCCGTTCCGGACCATCAAGCAATCGTCGCCAAAGCGGTCGACGTTGCAAGCGTTCTTTCCGAAGAGGCGCATGTGTCGGACAAGCAGCGGCGCCTGACCGACCGGACCGTCGCCGCCGTCACCGACGCGGGCCTGATGAGGCTGTTCTCTCCGCGACGGCAGGGGGGCCACGAAGCTCGCCCGAGCACGCTGTTCGACGTGTGCGTCGAGCTCGGACACGGCTGCTGTTCCGCAGCGTGGGTCACGAGCGTGCTCAACATGGGCAACTACATGGCCGCCCATTTCTCGGAGCGCGCGCAGGACGAAGTGTGGGACGGTAACAAGGACACGCGCACGGCACTCATCATCGCGCCTTCGAGAGCCGCCGTCGAACGCGTCGACGGCGGTGTCGTCGTAAGCGGCGAATGGGGCTACGCGTCCGGCAGCCTGCATGCCGAATGGATCGCGGCATTGATACCGAAAGGCGTCGACCGCGACGACGACACGACGAACCTCGTTCTCATGCGTGCCGACGAAGTCGAAATCCGCGACACCTGGCACATCACGGGCATGCGCGGAACCGGCAGCAACACCGTCGTCGCGAACCGGCTGTTCATCCCGCGCCATCGCGTAACCCCCTACGCGCCGATCGTGACTGGCGAATCGCGTCCTCCGTCGGCGCGGCATCCGCTCTACAGCGGCAGTTACTCGGGGCTGCTGTCGCTCGGCCTGCTGGGCCCGCAACTCGGCGCAATCGAAACCGCGCTGCGCCTCGTGCGCGAGCAAGCGCACGAGCGCCGTGTCGCATCATCCACGTTCCGGAGCCAGGCCATCTCACCCGCTTTCCAGACGGACATCGCCGAAGCTGCGCTGATGATCGACGGCGCGAAGCTGCATGCCCGCCGGATCGTCGAGACCGTCGAAGAACACGCATTGGCGGGCGCCTTGCCCGACGAACTGACCCGCTCACGGTTCCGAATGGAATCCACCCGTGTGACGCGCCTGTGCCGGGAAGCCATTGACCGCCTTATCACCGCCTACGGAAGCGCAGCCTTCTTCGAAACGAACCCGTTGCAACTGATCTGGCGCGACCTCCACGTCGCGAGCCGGCACGCAGGCTTCGGAATGGGCATTCCCCAGCTTGTCTACGGTCGAGCGCTCGTCGGTCTCGACCCGCGCGAAATCAGCTATCTCGTTTGATCCACCTCGGCCGTCATCCAGGCGGCCATCCTCTACTTAAGGAGTACTTATGTCAGACATCGAAACCCTCGTCAGTCCGTCGTCGAACCATGACGCGATCCGGCAGCGCAATCGGAAAATCGTCGAGCAGTACATGCACACACGCGGCGAAGCGCGGCTGAAGCGCCATCTGTTGTTTACCGAAGACGGCGTCGGCGGTCTCTGGACCACCGACAACGGCCAGCCCATCGTCATTCGCGGCCGCGACCGCTTGGCCGCGCACGCCGTGTGGTCGCTGCAATGCTTCCCCGATTGGGCATGGACCGACATCCAGATCTTCGATACCCAGGATCCGAACTGGTTTTGGGTCGAGTGCCGTGGAGAAGGCGCAATCTGCTTCCCCGGCTACCCCCAAGGACACTACACCAATCACTTCATCCACTCCTTCCGGTTCGAGAACGGACTGATCAAGGAGCAGCGCGAATTCATGAACCCCTGCGAACAATTCCGTTCGCTTGGCATCGAGGTTCCTGTCGTTCGCCGGGATGGTCTCCCGAGCTGAATATACGACACATGGAGGAGTTCAATGGCTGGCATTCCTACGATTCATCAATACGATCTACCTGACTCAAACAGACTGCCCGGCAATACTGTGTCATGGCGCATCGATCCGTCGCGCGCATTACTGCTGATCCATGACATGCAGAACTATTTCCTTTCCCCGTTTCCGCCGACGATGCGGGAGACGCTGACGGCCAACGTCGCATCGCTGCGCTCACGATGCCGGCAAGCCGGCATCCCGGTCGCCTATACAGCCCACCCGGGCCGCATGACCGACGAGGAGCGCGGCCTGCTGCGCGATTTCTGGGGACCGGGCATGGAGACCAAACCTGCCGACCGGGACGTCGCCGCCGCTGTCGGCCCGTCTCCCGGCGACTGGATATTCACCAAGTGGCGCTACAGCGCTTTCTTCCGTACCGGCTTGCGTGAGCGGATGCGCGAAAACGGCCGCGATCAGCTGATGCTCTGCGGCGTGTATGCGCACATCGGCGTGCTCATGTCGGCGGTCGACGCTTTCACGAACGACATCCAGCCGTTCTTCTTCGCCGACGGCGTGGCGGACTTCTCCGAAAGCCATCACCACCAAGCCTTGACGTACGTAGCCCAGCGCTGCGGCAAGGTCCTAACGACAAAGGAGGCACTTTCATGAGTGCCGATCATCACCCAGACCTTCTCGATCGCATCCTGAGCGGCCGAACGACTTGCTTCGCGCTCATCAGCCGTTCCGAAGGCAACGAGATCCACCACGCAAGCATCGACGTCATCGCGGGCGACGCGTCATATCCGGCCTCCCTTGCCGACCTTCCGCTGTCGCCCGTGCATGCCGGCGTGGCCGGGCGCGATCAGGAGCTCCTGCTGCTGGTGCCTTATCGTCAGTTGCACGAGCGCGGCTTCGAAAGCCGGGACGACGGCGCGCCACTCGTCGCCGTCGCCTGCACCGAGCACGAGACCGTCGCCGTATCCGAGGCACTGGCGCGAATCCCTGACGCCGAGACCGGGCTGAGCGGCCGTCACTTCGATATCGACGACGACGAATACGCCCGCATCGTCGAACGAGTCATCACCGACGAGATCGGCGCCGGCGAGGGCTCGAACTTCGTCATCAAACGCACCCTCAAAGGCGAGCTCCGCGACTATTCCGTCGGCAAGGCGCTTGCCGTCTTCAAGCGACTGCTGCGAAAGGAAAGCGGCGCGTACTGGATCTTCCTCGTTCACACCGGAGAACAGACTCTCGTCGGCGCCACGCCCGAGCGGCACCTGACCCTGAACAAGGGCAAGGCCACGATGAACCCGATTAGCGGGACCTATCGGTATCCGAAGACGGGCCCCACCCTCGAAGGAATCAGCGCGTTCCTCGGCGACCGGAAGGAGTCCGACGAGCTCTACATGGTGCTGGACGAAGAGCTCAAGATGATGGCGCGCATCTGCAAGACGGGCGGACAGGTCACGGGCCCCCACTTGCGCGAGATGACAAGACTCGCCCACACCGAGTATTTCATCGTCGGCCACACCGACA harbors:
- a CDS encoding acyl-CoA dehydrogenase family protein, which translates into the protein MDTIPTSRRFPDRKENRRASPDGEAAEHGENALDGSVPDHQAIVAKAVDVASVLSEEAHVSDKQRRLTDRTVAAVTDAGLMRLFSPRRQGGHEARPSTLFDVCVELGHGCCSAAWVTSVLNMGNYMAAHFSERAQDEVWDGNKDTRTALIIAPSRAAVERVDGGVVVSGEWGYASGSLHAEWIAALIPKGVDRDDDTTNLVLMRADEVEIRDTWHITGMRGTGSNTVVANRLFIPRHRVTPYAPIVTGESRPPSARHPLYSGSYSGLLSLGLLGPQLGAIETALRLVREQAHERRVASSTFRSQAISPAFQTDIAEAALMIDGAKLHARRIVETVEEHALAGALPDELTRSRFRMESTRVTRLCREAIDRLITAYGSAAFFETNPLQLIWRDLHVASRHAGFGMGIPQLVYGRALVGLDPREISYLV
- a CDS encoding PhzA/PhzB family protein yields the protein MSDIETLVSPSSNHDAIRQRNRKIVEQYMHTRGEARLKRHLLFTEDGVGGLWTTDNGQPIVIRGRDRLAAHAVWSLQCFPDWAWTDIQIFDTQDPNWFWVECRGEGAICFPGYPQGHYTNHFIHSFRFENGLIKEQREFMNPCEQFRSLGIEVPVVRRDGLPS
- a CDS encoding isochorismatase family protein, encoding MAGIPTIHQYDLPDSNRLPGNTVSWRIDPSRALLLIHDMQNYFLSPFPPTMRETLTANVASLRSRCRQAGIPVAYTAHPGRMTDEERGLLRDFWGPGMETKPADRDVAAAVGPSPGDWIFTKWRYSAFFRTGLRERMRENGRDQLMLCGVYAHIGVLMSAVDAFTNDIQPFFFADGVADFSESHHHQALTYVAQRCGKVLTTKEALS